One stretch of Girardinichthys multiradiatus isolate DD_20200921_A chromosome 2, DD_fGirMul_XY1, whole genome shotgun sequence DNA includes these proteins:
- the LOC124881053 gene encoding E3 SUMO-protein ligase ZBED1-like, protein MLTTLDAQYEPPGRKYFSETAVPKLYEQLRGEIVNELKEANFIALTTDMWSSINMSSYMSITAHYVSKDWTLKSKCLETAFTPESHTAAVLAEALHDGLQAWGIGEEKVVCITSDNGANIVAAVRDLKWPWISCFGHNLNLAVNNALNKEKNKTDRAFGVCRQINGAFSHSWQRRQQLRKEQEQQGIKKPLSLITDCATRWGSKYAMTERTHTLLPHIRRVFADDRSRRTLPTISWQDVSVLEAVTEGLKSVSEFTDILSSERDVTISSLLPLLHLIKDTLKEKESDAKLTAAIKQTILEQLDSRNDNDKIIQLMRTAALLDPRYKATHMGSIDLDYIRTQLEDEMVLFWKQTTSGPPVTVRDSTDDDDAPPFSQSQPSKKKKTLGSLLGTIRPASVATPEQQAQAEMANYLQEEVVDGETNALEWWKRNESHLPLMAKIAQKYLCIPATSTPSERIFSKAGNVVTRYRSLLKPDKVNMLVFLSNNL, encoded by the exons ATGTTGACTACACTGGATGCGCAGTATGAACCGCCTGGGAGGAAATATTTCTCGGAGACTGCTGTGCCAAAACTGTATGAACAGCTGAGAGGGGAAATAGTTAATGAATTAAAAGAGGCCAACTTCATTGCTTTGACTACGGATATGTGGTCAAGCATTAACATGTCTTCTTATATGTCCATAACTGCGCACTATGTCTCAAAAGACTGGACATTAAAATCCAAATGTCTCGAGACAGCTTTTACCCCAGAGAGTCACACCGCGGCGGTGCTAGCTGAAGCACTCCATGATGGGTTGCAAGCATGGGGAATAGGAGAAGAGAAAGTCGTCTGCATTACAAGCGACAACGGAGCCAACATCGTTGCAGCTGTTCGTGATCTTAAGTGGCCGTGGATCAGTTGTTTCGGGCATAATTTGAACTTAGCCGTCAACAATGCcttgaataaagaaaaaaacaaaacggacCGGGCTTTCGGAGTGTGTCGCCAAATAAATGGAGCCTTTTCACACAGTTGGCAAAGGCGACAGCAACTCAGGAAAGAGCAAGAGCAACAGGGGATAAAGAAACCGCTTTCTTTAATAACT GATTGTGCAACGCGCTGGGGCAGCAAATATGCCATGACAGAGAGGACCCACACCCTGCTGCCTCACATCAGAAGGGTTTTTGCTGATGACAGGAGTCGGCGCACACTACCAACCATTAGCTGGCAAGATGTAAGCGTGCTGGAGGCTGTCACAGAAGGCCTGAAGTCTGTATCTGAATTTACAGACATCTTGTCAAGTGAGCGTGACGTCACCATCTCATCGctgctgcctctgcttcattTGATTAAAGATACTCTCAAGGAAAAAGAGAGCGATGCCAAACTGACTGCAGCCATTAAACAAACGATCCTGGAGCAACTTGACAGTAGAAATGACAACGACAAGATCATCCAGTTAATGCGCACAGCTGCCCTCCTTGACCCGCGGTACAAAGCTACTCACATGGGCAGTATTGACCTGGACTACATCAGAACCCAGCTGGAGGATGAGATGGTGCTGTTCTGGAAGCAGACTACTTCCGGACCACCTGTGACTGTGCGGGACTCTACGGATGATGACGATGCACCTCCTTTCTCCCAGTCTCAGCcaagcaaaaagaagaaaacacttGGCAGTCTCCTTGGCACAATAAGACCTGCTTCTGTTGCAACTCCTGAGCAGCAAGCGCAGGCGGAAATGGCGAATTACCTCCAAGAAGAGGTAGTTGATGGAGAAACCAACGCTCTTGAATGGTGGAAAAGGAACGAAAGCCACTTACCCTTAATGGCAAAaattgcacagaaatatttgtGCATTCCTGCGACCAGCACGCCATCGGAGCGCATATTCAGTAAAGCAGGGAATGTTGTAACCCGGTACCGCAGTCTGCTAAAGCCAGATAAAGTTAACatgcttgtttttttgtcaaataatttgtaa
- the LOC124881124 gene encoding uncharacterized protein LOC124881124 isoform X2: protein MSDLSDFLRGRGLPEDAISLLEEQKIDWDVIGLMDDATLANYIPSYGDRIVLFNFCKSKQPLSKRKQGLLARVPLSEMNLMTLCTHGTHTKSGQVVVHHRVNQ from the exons ATGtcagatttaagtgactttttaCGTGGCCGAGGGCTTCCTGAAGATGCCATTTCATTATTGGAAGAGCAGAAG aTTGATTGGGATGTCATAGGGCTGATGGATGACGCAACTCTGGCAAATTACATCCCTTCCTATGGAGACCGAATTGTCCTCTTCaatttctgcaaaagcaaacaaccactctcaaaaagaaaacagggtcTTCTGGCAAGAGTTCCCCTCTCAGA GATGAACTTGATGACGTTGTGCACACATGGAACTCACACAAAATCAGGCCAAGTGGTGGTGCATCATCGGGTCAACCAGTAG
- the LOC124881124 gene encoding uncharacterized protein LOC124881124 isoform X1, translating to MSDLDDLVRLYFRLSFSNKEILAILAHSHQTIISVRTLKRICKRLGLFRRKNQSDLEEVMVFVQQEIMTSGQMQGYRWLHLRAVQCGIVVSQDTVRRIIKLVDPQGVELRRARQLKRRQYNCKGPNALWHMDGYDKLKLYGIAISGCIDGFSRYVLWMEAYVTNNDPKLIASYFLKTVSCINGCPERIRADRGTENRCVEQMQMFLRRNHTDSFAGDKSFVYGRSTANQRIEGWWATLRKQSAQFWMSLFQTFQDDGHFTGDFLDKNLIQFCFLNLIQDELDDVVHTWNSHKIRPSGGASSGQPVVMYSFPELHRAEDRLKPVFMDEINVCMEECTPKGQYPCDETVFELCCLLMVENEWNAPRDPLVAADLYIRLREKILQSVKEISVVKKRKNSVSVYLDYVSSCHVLQVPYMQVFLLCIK from the exons ATGTCAGATTTGGATGACCTAGTCAGACTGTACTTCAGACTTTCTTTCAGTAACAAAGAAATACTTGCAATTTTAGCACACAGTCATCAGACTATAATAAGTGTTCGAACTCTAAAGAGAATTTGTAAAAGACTTGGGCTGTTCAGAAGGAAGAATCAGTCAGACCTGGAAGAAGTGATGGTCTTTGTCCAACAAGAAATCATGACCAGTGGTCAGATGCAAGGTTATCGTTGGCTACATCTTCGTGCAGTTCAATGTGGAATTGTGGTGTCACAAGATACTGTAAGACGCATAATTAAATTGGTTGACCCACAAGGTGTGGAACTAAGACGAGCTCGACAATTGAAAAGACGTCAGTACAACTGCAAAGGACCAAATGCACTTTGGCACATGGATGGCTATGATAAACTAAAACTATATGGCATTGCTATTAGTGGCTGCATAGACGGTTTTAGCCGCTATGTTTTATGGATGGAGGCTTATGTCACAAACAATGACCCTAAATTGATTGCaagttattttctgaaaacagtTTCATGCATCAATGGATGTCCAGAGAGGATACGTGCTGACAGAGGCACAGAAAATAGATGTGTCGAACAAATGCAGATGTTTCTGCGGAGAAACCACACAGACAGTTTTGCAGGGGATAAAAGTTTCGTTTATGGAAGAAGTACAGCCAACCAACGCATAGAAGGGTGGTGGGCTACCCTCCGCAAACAAAGTGCACAGTTTTGGATGAGCTTATTTCAAACCTTTCAGGATGATGGTCACTTCACCGGAGACTTTTTGGACAAAAATCTTATCCAATTCTGCTTTCTTAATCTTATTCAG GATGAACTTGATGACGTTGTGCACACATGGAACTCACACAAAATCAGGCCAAGTGGTGGTGCATCATCGGGTCAACCAGTAGTGATGTACTCTTTTCCAGAGCTGCACAGGGCTGAGGATAGACTGAAACCTGTTTTCATGGATGAGATCAATGTGTGCATGGAAGAGTGTACACCAAAAGGCCAATATCCCTGCGATGAAACAGTGTTTGAACTTTGTTGTCTGCTtatggtagaaaatgaatggaatgcCCCAAGAGATCCACTTGTTGCTGCTGATCTGTATATAAGGTTAAGAGAAAAAATACTCCAAAGTGttaaagaaatttctgtagtcaaaaagagaaaaaacagtgtttctgtttatCTTGATTATGTGAGTAGTTGTCATGTCTTACAGGTACCCTATATGCAGGTATTCTTGCTTTGTATCAAATGA